A window of Rosa rugosa chromosome 7, drRosRugo1.1, whole genome shotgun sequence genomic DNA:
TTTTACTTTCATTTCCCTGTTCCATCACATGCACATGTATACATACTCATGTTGAAAATGCTATACAACCCAATTCTATTTTCCATTTATACCAACTCTAACATAGAATGACGCCCACAATGTTTTGGAACCTATCAAACAGTGGGGTTATACAACTGTTTTCAGCTGGATAATAAATGGCGTATATATGCATCTCAAGTATATTATTATCATTCTCCCTGTGTAACTATTTTCCATATGAGATATTGTCATAAAACTTGTCATTAGGTGTGATTAACAAAATCTCAGTCTTATTGTTGAAATTTGAAAGCAATAGGTTGTTGCCAGTCTAACTATTGACACTGACTAGGCCTTCCTATACATATTTTTACAATGCGCATGACAATCAATACTCTCATTTATTTCCTTTTGTATCCATATTTACCATTTACTTTCATCTAGTTCATTATCTGATAGTATCATAGTCTAATTTGGGATATAAATACATTATACGAAGGCTAGTATTTACATGGATGATTGATTTGTTTTTGCAGATTCCTGGTGACTCAAGGTTGTATTAAACCGCTCTGTGATCTGCTAATCTGCCCAGATCCAAGGATAGTAACAGTGTGCCTTGAAGGTCTTGAGAACATTCTGAAGGTGGGGGAGGCTGACAAAGAAATGGGAGCCAATAATGGGGTCAATCTTTATGCTCAAATGATTGATGAATTTGATGGATTGGAGAAGATTGAGAATCTGCAGACGCACGATAACAATGAGATTTATGAGAAGGCTGTGAAGATCTTGGAGAGATATTGggctgaggaagaagatgaacagAACCTCCAGCAGAATGGGGATGCAAATCAACATGGTTTTACTTTTGGGGGAAACCAGCCCACCGCTCCCCCTGGtgggttcaaatttggataGATAGCGGTTTAGGATTCTGTTTTCTGGCAGCATAGGTTTCATTACCTTGTTTCGATGAATTTTCAACCTCATTTTGATTCCCCTTACTGCCAAGGGCCAGGGATTTTGGTTTGGCAGACAGGCTTGTCTATGGAATTTGATAGAAAAGCTAAAGCTGCAACCGGGGTGTTTTCCATTATATTTTGCATTTCCATACTTCTAGACTTCTAGTAGGAAAAAACTGTGACTCTTGTGTTTATTTCAAATTAGTGCTAAGAtgctcacttttttttttttgctgagtTTCAGCTTCTGCATACATTATAAATATGGTTTTGTTCTCTCTTTTCATCTGCTTGTCTTGACTTactgaaaagaaaacaaaccaacTAGTCATATCGGACAACATCTATAATCTGTGTCGATTCATGGCAGTAGTGGCCGTTTGCCAGAAATGTGCAGTTCACATTGAACCTTCCCCTCCTTGACTCGGTTCACATTCAACCTTCCATTTTTCGGCCTTCAAAAGTAGTCAATTTTGTAGTTGACCACTCGACCGTACAGAATCATGACTTCTTTTCTTTACCAGAAGTCCAAAACCACCAACCAAAATGTACTGTTTCTTGAAAAATGATTAAAATTTAAAACCCCGTTTGCTAATATGGATATTTTGGCGGGGTTAATTTGCAAATTTGCTTTTTAGGGCTAAAACCAAAACCTCAGAATCTTCTTCTTTCGTGTTTGGAACTCCAATCTGAAGCAGAGCCTTCAACAATGGATCCCAATATTAATAgcaaagaagaacaagaagatgacGACCAATATGGGGTTCTTCTATATTACAAGTACACCCAAATTCCAGACCTCGACGACCTCTTCCACTTCTACGACTCCAACTGCAGCTCCCTCTCACTCCTCGGCCGCGTTCGTCTCTCTCCTCTCGGCGTCAACGTCACCGTACGTTTTCTAAAGATTACAACTTTTCTCCATTTATTAAACTGGGTTTTTCCCAATTGCTCGAAAAGGCTGGAAATTTTTGTtgtaattgattttggattggtTTTAGGTTGGTGGGAAGTTACGTGCATTGAACAAGCACATTGCTGCGGTTGAGTCGAATAGTTTGTTTGAAGGGACTGACTTCAAGCTTGCAGCTTGTGGCCGACCGTCGAATGATAAGGTTGCTGAGGAATGTGGGTTCACTTCTCTCTCAATCCGCATTGTCAAGGTGATTGCTAGCTTTTCGGTTTTTGATTTATTGAAGCACTTGGCTCTAATTTGGAGTGTGTGCATTGTGTGATAAGACAAGGGTTCTATTCTTCTAGTAATAACCAGTTGGAACATTGGAGAGAGATTTTGATTTATAGTTAGTGGCACTATACTTCTTACTGTTTCTGATAAGTACATGTGTTGGACTCAGGAATTGGTTACTCTCAGCTGTAATCCTCTGATAAAATCGCCGGAGATTTCACATGCTGGAAAGCATCTTTCCGCAGCTGAGTTTCATTCCGTCTTACAGAAAGCTGGTGAGTGACTTTCGGTCTGAATGTCTCATTGCTTGGTATAACTTgtggtttgttttttatttcACTTATTCATTGGCTGTTCTTCTGATTGTTCGGAAACTTTGTTGTACAAAAAAGATGGAAAGCTATATAGATGTAATGGTATCTTGGTGTATGTTTTCCAGGGCAATTAGACAAAGAGAGCAAAGAACACAATAGAGAACTTGTTCTATTGGATGCAAGAAATCTATATGAAACAAGAATTGGGAAGTTCCACCCCCCAAATGTGGAAACTTTGGACCCGGGCATTAGGCAGTACAGTGATCTTCCCTCATGGATAGATGATAACTCTGATCAATTGCAAGGAAAATCAGTTCTTATGTAAGTGCTTATATAAACCTTTAAGGGGTTTAGTTTCATGTTATGCTGTTAGTTCTCATAGAAAAAATAGTCATCCTTTTTCGTTGTGTACTCAGTCAGCACGCAGTGGACAGAACTATCTCCATGAAAGTTTATGTGTTACTTACTTGATATTTTGGTTTCCATTACCAGGTATTGCACTGGAGGAATCAGGTGTGAAATGGCATCAGCCTATATTAGGTCAAAAGGTGCTGGGTTTGAGAACGTGTTTCAGGTGTGCTCTTGTGACACAGTAGCATTTTGTTTTCTTAGACAATAAGATTTGTACTTCCTGATGATGATGCTAATAGCCTCTCTTGCTTTGTGAATTTGTTTGCAGTTATATGGTGGAATACAGCGTTATTTGGAACAGTTTCCAGATGGTGGTTTTTTCAGAGGGAAGAACTTTGTTTTTGATCACCGGTATGATTCTTTAGGCTTTTGATGCAGCTTTTATCATTACTCACGTACTCATATCCTCTCTCTTCGCCTCAGTTTAGAttataagaaaacaaaagggCAGGCATAAATGCATATAGTTGTATACAGTACCATTAGTTTCTGGCCATTTGGTCACTCATAGACAGGAAGTTTAGCTTTTGAAGTTCAGATGGGCATGTCGTTGTATGCATTaatggaaaaataataaaaataaagaaaagaaagaaaactagaaTATAATATCTCCAGATCATTCCAAATCATAATACTTAATTGTATTTGTACAGAGCTTGTATGATAAGCATAACGACATGATAATCAGTCAGGGTGATATGGTATTCAAAATGAAAAGGTTTGAAATACTTCTTTCATTGTGCTGTAGGATTTCAGTTGGGAGTTCAGAAGCAAATATTCTGGGTGCTTGTCTTCTCTGTGGCACCTCGTTTGATGACTATTCGTCACGCCTTCGTTGCACTTACTGCAGAATGCTAGTCTTAGTTTGTGATAGTTGCCAGGTATGCTCTTGTTACTTACTTTTGTCATTACAGATTGAGGGATCTAGTACTTTTAAAGACCATATAGTTATTTTCAGTGAGCCATTTCATGCGTCCCAGTAAATTTACACTATCCTTCAGGGTTCTATAACATATTGGTGTTCATCATAAAACTATGCTTTGTGTTGTAAGACAATAATTCCCGAAATGATCCTTCTATCAGTCTCTCAGCAATATATTGTTCTTGGGTGGCACTTTCTCTAGATATATATGTTTTAATTTTGCCTGATCCCTGAAGTTTTCAATTTGTGTCAGCAGAGGAAGGGCTCTGTATATGTTTGTGAGCTTTGCCAGAATCATCACAAGGGTGTTGGGTTGTCTTCTATTGAAAATGGCGGAATCAGTTCACTACCATCAGTTGAAACTGTCTCTTCAGATACTAAGCTCTCATGTCAGGTGCCTTGCAGACAGGGTAAGGTCCGTAATCTGAATCACTTTGAACAACCGTGTGTTCTCACAAGTATCAACACATCTTGCATTTGGATATTAACATATTGTGTGCCTGTGTGCATAGTCATGTATATTCACAAGAATCAGCATTGTAGTGTATACTCATGTATGGATTTAGGTACTTTCGAGTTTTAACTTTTTGCTTGTAATAGTCCCTGTTTGCCTTGTTCTGTGCCAACATTGGCCACAGGCCCACAACTTAGCAACTACTAATCTGCAAATACTAATTTTTACTAAGTACATGTTTTTATATGCATTGGCATTTCCCCCTATTTTCAGTGTTCCTGATGTTGTAATAACTGGTATGACACAGCTACTGGACCTCCAAGAAAATTGAGAATCTTGTGCTTACATGGGTTTCGTCAGAATGCCTCGAGTTTCAAAGGAAGAACTGCCTCATTGGCCAAGAAACTCAAAAGCATTGCTGAGCTCGTGTTTGTGGATGCACCTCATGAACTGGCATTCATATACCAACCACCACCCTCGGCTCTAAGAGAGTTGCCTCACAATTGTGCAACACAACAAGGTCCTCCTCCACCACCCTCGGAGCACTGCAAGAAAAAATACGCATGGCTTGTAGCACCTGATTTCCAAGAAAAGACTGAAAGTGGTAACTGGGAAATGGTAGATGGTCCATTTGATCCCCTGCAGTACCAGCAGCAAACTGCAGGGTTCGAAGAATCATTAGCGTATATCAAAACCGTGTTTGCACAGGAGGGCCCATTTGACGGGGTGCTGGGATTTTCACAGGGAGCAGCAATGGCAGCTGCTGTAGCTTTTGCCCAACCAACGCAAACTACACCATCAAAAACCGCGGAAATGCAGtttaggtttgtgattttgTGCTCTGGCTTCGGCATCAAGTTACTAAAGCAAGAGTTCCATGAGGAGAGAATGATCAAGAAATGCCATTGCCCTTCCCTCCACATATTCGGCAAGGATCACGGCAAAGACCGACAGATCGCCACGCAAGAAAGCCGAGAACTCGCCTCCTTATTCGACGGCGGTTGCTCCACGGTCATCGAACACGACTCCGGCCACATCATCCCCACTCGTCATCCCTACATTGATCAGATCAAAGACTTCCTCTCCCGCTTCCTCTAAAACCCTAGTCACCTCTAGTGTGCTCTGATCTGTAACCCTTTTGTTCCCTTGtgcccccctttttttttatgaatttggtttacttttacccaaaaaagaaagaaaagcaacGCATCTTCGTTTGTCTTTTTGCGTGTTTGTCAAGTCTTGAGTCAGTTGCTCTACGTCTCTCGTCTTACGTGTCTTATCCGACAGCGACCCGTTCAACCTttaaaacaataataaactaGATAAATGAGTGTGAAACGGATACTTAAAAAAGTAATAAGTAAGTGTGAAACCGAGATTTATTACGCGTTAATTGCATCACCATGACGCGGCTTGACCGCCGAGACCAGTGACCCCCCCGTCTCTAGAAGCAAATGGGTTACACTACTCTACTCTCACAGTCTGTGACGCTTCCCGGCAGTGAACCACCACTGACCAGTCAACCCCTCACTAATTTTGAAGTATTAACGTGCCCTCCGCTTTCGTTGTTGACGTGGAATGCGTACGGAAGGGTGACGCGTGTCCCCCAGAACAACGCGTTTTCTTGCTCCCTCTGTCCACCGTCCCGTATCTCTATATATACCATTGTCTTCCTCCCCAAGACTACTCCCAGAGGACCCCATCCATCACCCCTCTTTATTTAAATCTACAACTCCCATTCTTTCTTTACTCTTTTTGATTTGATCTGAACTTGGAGGATATCATTtcggttttttatttatttatggcGGCGTCGGATAACCTAGCAGCGATGGAGCCGTGGGCGTACAGGCCGGCGACGACGTTTGCGGACTCGTGGATCTCGGAGGCGTTTGCGAGGGACACTAAGGCGCTGACGATGGCGCTGCAGAAGTCGCTGGCGGACAACAGGAGCTCGGAATCTGCGGATTCCGACTTCTTGCCGTTTTTCGATACGTTTCAGGCGGAGACGACGGCTACGCCGACTGTTTCCGGGGTTTCGGGGTCGGATCCGGAGTCGGTCGCGGCGCCGAAGCTGCGGCAGAGGAACGCGGTTCCCGTTTCGGGGGGCAAGGTGGCGAAACGGAAGTCGCGCGCGTCGAAGCGGACGCAGACGACGTTCATCACGGCGGACCCGGCGAACTTCCGGCAGATGGTGCAGCAGGTGACGGGGGTGAGGTTTAACGGACAGCAGTTCTCTTCGGTGCCGACGATTGTCAAGCCCGAGCCGCAGAGACCCGGCGGCAATCGCTTACCGGGCGGCGGGTGCTTGCCGACGCTCGACACGTCGGCGTTGTTGTTCGACCACCatcaacagcagcagcagcagcagcagcagcagaggCAGCAGTACCAGCAGCAAGTTGTGGGGCCCGCATCGGCAACGGGAGGAGGTGGACAGATGGGACCAATGCGTTATGGGGCGACGGTGGAGGTGGCTGagggtggcggtggcggtggcgtcTCTGGCGGGGGATTAGGCTTTGACTCTTATTCGAGCTTTCCCACTTTGGAGTCGTGGAAGGTCAtgtagtgagagagagagagagaggggggtgATAGAGATAATGTGACCGTTGATCTTGTGACATGTGGGTCGTTTTTATCTGTTAatataattatgtttttttatttcttttttagtaACTTTTTTTATTACTATTTTGTTGAGCACTCTTGTATTTGTTGAGCTTAATGGAGTagaattttcaattttgtgcATTTCATTTTGCGGTTACATTCATTTAACTTCTTTAAATTAGCTTTAGTACAAAATTATTGTCCTCTTTgtgataaaagaaaagaaacccttTTATTGTGTTTAAGCAAAAATAGGAAAAATGGCGACAAGTGGAATTGAAATTTAGACTTAATTTGGAGACCTTTCAATGTGACGTTGCAGATGACTTCAATAATGGCAGATTGAACGTCATCAATAAAAATGTGACGTTGGAGATGACTTCAATAATGGTAGATATGATGAGTTGTATTGATCTTGAAATTTGAGTGACTTCTTCTCTCGTAACAAGTAA
This region includes:
- the LOC133722393 gene encoding rhodanese-like domain-containing protein 6 isoform X2, translating into MDPNINSKEEQEDDDQYGVLLYYKYTQIPDLDDLFHFYDSNCSSLSLLGRVRLSPLGVNVTVGGKLRALNKHIAAVESNSLFEGTDFKLAACGRPSNDKVAEECGFTSLSIRIVKELVTLSCNPLIKSPEISHAGKHLSAAEFHSVLQKAGQLDKESKEHNRELVLLDARNLYETRIGKFHPPNVETLDPGIRQYSDLPSWIDDNSDQLQGKSVLMYCTGGIRCEMASAYIRSKGAGFENVFQLYGGIQRYLEQFPDGGFFRGKNFVFDHRISVGSSEANILGACLLCGTSFDDYSSRLRCTYCRMLVLVCDSCQRKGSVYVCELCQNHHKGVGLSSIENGGISSLPSVETVSSDTKLSCQVPCRQATGPPRKLRILCLHGFRQNASSFKGRTASLAKKLKSIAELVFVDAPHELAFIYQPPPSALRELPHNCATQQGPPPPPSEHCKKKYAWLVAPDFQEKTESGNWEMVDGPFDPLQYQQQTAGFEESLAYIKTVFAQEGPFDGVLGFSQGAAMAAAVAFAQPTQTTPSKTAEMQFRFVILCSGFGIKLLKQEFHEERMIKKCHCPSLHIFGKDHGKDRQIATQESRELASLFDGGCSTVIEHDSGHIIPTRHPYIDQIKDFLSRFL
- the LOC133722393 gene encoding rhodanese-like domain-containing protein 6 isoform X1; translation: MDPNINSKEEQEDDDQYGVLLYYKYTQIPDLDDLFHFYDSNCSSLSLLGRVRLSPLGVNVTVGGKLRALNKHIAAVESNSLFEGTDFKLAACGRPSNDKVAEECGFTSLSIRIVKELVTLSCNPLIKSPEISHAGKHLSAAEFHSVLQKAGQLDKESKEHNRELVLLDARNLYETRIGKFHPPNVETLDPGIRQYSDLPSWIDDNSDQLQGKSVLMYCTGGIRCEMASAYIRSKGAGFENVFQLYGGIQRYLEQFPDGGFFRGKNFVFDHRISVGSSEANILGACLLCGTSFDDYSSRLRCTYCRMLVLVCDSCQQRKGSVYVCELCQNHHKGVGLSSIENGGISSLPSVETVSSDTKLSCQVPCRQATGPPRKLRILCLHGFRQNASSFKGRTASLAKKLKSIAELVFVDAPHELAFIYQPPPSALRELPHNCATQQGPPPPPSEHCKKKYAWLVAPDFQEKTESGNWEMVDGPFDPLQYQQQTAGFEESLAYIKTVFAQEGPFDGVLGFSQGAAMAAAVAFAQPTQTTPSKTAEMQFRFVILCSGFGIKLLKQEFHEERMIKKCHCPSLHIFGKDHGKDRQIATQESRELASLFDGGCSTVIEHDSGHIIPTRHPYIDQIKDFLSRFL
- the LOC133722395 gene encoding calmodulin-binding protein 25-like — its product is MAASDNLAAMEPWAYRPATTFADSWISEAFARDTKALTMALQKSLADNRSSESADSDFLPFFDTFQAETTATPTVSGVSGSDPESVAAPKLRQRNAVPVSGGKVAKRKSRASKRTQTTFITADPANFRQMVQQVTGVRFNGQQFSSVPTIVKPEPQRPGGNRLPGGGCLPTLDTSALLFDHHQQQQQQQQQQRQQYQQQVVGPASATGGGGQMGPMRYGATVEVAEGGGGGGVSGGGLGFDSYSSFPTLESWKVM